The following nucleotide sequence is from Lycium ferocissimum isolate CSIRO_LF1 unplaced genomic scaffold, AGI_CSIRO_Lferr_CH_V1 ctg19742, whole genome shotgun sequence.
tgacccatatcgaatcacactttcgctgagtacggggcaaccctgtaataaagtccatattaattacctcccacttccatgtcgggatatccatagcttgcaatagaCCTCCTAGCTTGCAATAGACCTCCAGGCTTCTAGTGTTCAATTttgacctgctgacaatttgaaCACTGAGCGATAAATtttgctatatctcttttcataccatcctaccaataaaattccttgagatcatggtacatctttgttgagcctagatgaatagaatagcggggGTAATGTGCCTCCCACATAACCTGCTGACGGAGCCCTgtaacattaggaacacataatctacctcaatatctgagtactccatcacctgtgatcacaaagggtttcttttctttctgaggtgttGTATCTCAGTAATGAACTAGAGCAGGATCTTCATACTaacgctcctttatctcaacTACAAAGGATGAtaccgctgtgtcttgaacaAGAACCtttgcatcacctgaatctatcaatcgaactccgaggctagctaatcgatgaacctcacggaccatttctcttttctctggcggCACGtatgacaagctacccatagatttacgactgagggcatcggctactacattagcctcTCCAACAATCGCCTCTGACGCAAGTTTAAATCCTTCTGtgtaaagatgtactggagactcttatgattagtatagatatcaacatggacaccgtagaagtagtgcctccatatcttcaaggtatgaatcactgccgctaactcaagatcatgggttggataattcttctcgtgcttcttcaactgtctagaagcataagcgacaaccttaccgtgatgcatcaatacacagcccaatctaacacctgaagcatcacaatataccacatagccatttgctccctctggaagagtcaaaactggtaCTGAAGTTagcttatccttcaacgtctaaaaactctgctcacaagcatctgtccattggaacttagctgatttctgagtcaatttggtcaatggggctgaaagagagaaaaatccttctacaaaccttttATAGTACcctgccaagcccaagaaactacgtatctccgttggtgtcgtggaccttggccaattcttcatagcctcaatcttttgggcatccacCCTAACGCCTTCCTCTGAAATGATGTGACCTAAAAATGCCACaaagttcaaccagaactcacacttagaaaacttggcataccactctttgcctcgaagaattccaagcactgtccgcagatgttctgcatgattggcctctgacggcgaataaaccaaaatatcatctatgaacacaatcacgaacaaatctagaaagggcctgaatacacgattcatcaaatccatgaatacggctagggcattagttagcccaaacgacataacacggaactcatagtgaCCATACCTAGtccggaatgccgtcttcggTATGTCTTCTTCCTTCACTCCAACCTGGTGgtatcctgacctcaagtctatcttcgagaaatacttggcgccttgcaactgatcaaataaatcatcaatcctcgggagcggatacttattctttacagtcactttattcaattgcctataatcaatacacattcgcaaggaactatccttcttcctcacaaataacactgggactccccacggcgatgtactaggcctaataaagcccttctcaagtaaatctttcaactgctcctccgcaggtgccatcctataaaggggaatagatattggctgagtatcttgTAATagatcaatagcaaaatcaatctccgtctctgggggaatgcctagaagctcatctggaaacacttctgggaactcattaaccataggaacagactgaagagtcgacgactctgcttgcacatcttggactcgaactaaatgaaaaatataaccttttctaatcatcttctctgccttaaggtagaaaataaacctacctctcggcgaagcagcattgcccttccactctaagaTGGGTTCGCCTGGGAAAtaaaatcgaaccatctttgttctacagTCAACAtcagcataacaagaagccaactagtccatgcccataataacatcaaaatcaatcatatctaactcaatcaaatctgctacggTGTGGCGGTCACAAACCATAACAACACAGTCCcgatatactcgcctagctataatCGGATTATTGACTGGTGTagacacctcgaaaggtttaatcacatcgggctctatcccaaacttgccagcaacaaatggtgtaacatatgataaagtggaacctggatcaatcagtgcataaacatcatgggaggaaactgataatatacctataataACATCGTGAGATCATCCGTTACCAGCCTTAATGCACATACGCGGTGGCCGAGGATCGCTCGAGCcggatgctccactcctccctctacctcgCCCCCGCTCGCGTTTAAAACTCCTGCCCCGGGCTCCACAGAAGAAGAGCCAATTCTAGGCCCCTgcggccacaagcataacaaccaTCTGATCCCAGTCGACACTGACCGGCGTGTAACTTGCCACATTGGGCACATCGCGATAAAGGGggtctcatctggcctgactccGATCTGTACTGAGAGCCTCTAGAACTCGGAATAAGGAGGCAGGTCAAATCTCGGACACAGAATGCACCTGTGAATGGAAAGGATATTGGGGATGATGCTATGTCcatattagcataacaagaagctaaccactccatgcccataataacatcaaaatcaatcatatctaactcattCAAATCTGCTACGGTGTGGCAGTCataaactataacaacacagtcccagtatactcgcctagctataaccgGGGTCCCCTTTGGCGtacacctcgaaaggtttgatcgactcggGCTCTGCCCCAAACTTGCCAGCAACAAATggtgtaacatatgataaagtggaaccggATCAATCGCgtataaacatcatgggaggaaaCCGATAATATCCGTAACAACGTCGGGAGACGTCTCGCGGTCCCGTCTACCGGCCAATGCATATACGCGATCGAGGACCGCCGAGCCGGGACGCTCCTCCTCCCTCTACCTCGCCCCGCCGGGCGGTCGAAAACCTGCCCTCGAAGGGCACACTACGGAAGagaatatgatggaaaatattggaagagaatattttagggttttctgatttttgtaaagaggaaaatgtgaaatgaagtcgtgacccacatatttatacttggaagccaaaaagctacagcggtccggttcgacgagcgggtcaaCGGCCCGTCGACGAGTGGCAGCCGTCGACGAGTCGGCCTCCGTCGACTTGCCCGTCGACTCCGGACACTCCGGGGCTGCATGTGTCGGAACCGCGACGCCACACAACGATTTCCGGCCCATCGAGagttcgacgacccgtcgatcgACCGGTGTCTGCGGGTGTTTTTCTTATTCGGTTCTGtgtcgcgtcgattcgattcgttcaacttctaactcgtAAATCACCGGAATACCCGCGGGTACCATTtcacacggggtaagacactttctatctccaaatcTCGAGCTCGGGTCTCGATTCCcaaggcatacccaactaggaaatcataagttctaccactacgaaagcGATGGGTGTAACAAGCTCCCTGAATTTTGACGACACGCGCACATGCCTGCGACGTTCTCCTCGAAGTTTAGGCTggattttttgaatttgatgaCTTGTTTTAGGCCCACAAAACTTAATATTTTCCCTTTTGGTCCAGACAAACACCTTTTCACCTTTGAATTTTGGATCAAACACTCCTTTTTGGTCACCTTCTtcctatgaagatatgaaggtcTCCAAGAACACAGAGAACATTCAAAATTTCATCTATGCCCAAATCAACTCCGAGTTACTTCGAATTTCAGATCTAGACTCCTTGACATAGAGAACAAAACCCAATAGCTTTCAGAATCAAATGAACTCAAAATCTATAAGACCCATTTAATGTTCTTCAAAACTTGAAGGTCCTTCAATGGTGGGTGACCCAAAACTACTCCAATCCCTCCCATATTTTGGATTATTGATCTTCTTCACTAAGAGAACAAAACCCAATAACTTTCAAGCTCCAATTTCACCTTCTTCTACAATACCCACTAGCTTGTTCTCCAAGCTTCAAGCTCCTTCAATGATAGATGACTCAATGTGAGTCTAACCAACTTGAAACTTAATATTTAGACTCTATTAACACTAGTAACTCAAATCTAGTGCTAgaaacaacaaaacaacaagaaatTTTAGAGGGTTTtggaattttcagatttttttttttttgtagtaacAAACACAAGACTAGATTTGTTGGAACAAACCTAAGCTAAgatctgataccaattgattcaataatggatatggaaaaacaaagaaatcaacaagaaagTAAAGAGATAGATAGAATGACACAAAGAAAGACACTATTGGCAACTAAAGCTCTATAATAGCTAAAACCTCCAAATTAGCATACAATCAAGCACCAAttctcttaggatgacctcaagggaatctAAGCTCCCAAGCAACCACTCCTCTCAACAAACACACAATCAAAGGCTTCAACAAGTTCACAACTCTCAAAGAGTATgttaacattaataatcaaaaaGGCCTCCctaatgaaaataacaagtctactatttatactaactAGAATAGGAAGACTAGGCTAGCTATTACAaatatacccttaatgaaataaggGCCTTCTTAAGTTTTCCCTTGGAGATGATGGCTTGCATTTATGGAATAGCCTCTTTGCATGAATAGCTATCTTCTTCATTAATTTAGCCACCTTGATGTCCTCCCTTCTCCGCTTTGTCCTCCCATACAATCATCAACACTTGAAATCCCCAAGAAGGCTCTAGAGTATACTCAAGTACGTCCCTTTTCATGAACAATCCTTGTAATGCTTGGACTTCACaagcttggctccttgtaaaaggCCTTGATGCAACTTGAGTTGTATCAATTAGCAACATCAGAATTATCAAGAAGACCCAATGGAGTCTTGCAATTAGGATCATCAGCATAATCAGACAGAGGGCTAAAAGAACCACTAACATTAGAGATATGGGGATCTTCAACATTAGGATCATCAGCATGATCAGACAGAGGGCTAGAAGAGACATCAATACTGGGGACATGGAACAAGGAAGAGTCTGGGGACTAGAGCCATCAACATTAGAGACACTGGTACAATAACTCGAAGGAGAACAAGGACAAGTCAGGGAACTAGAACCATCAACATTAGAGACATTGGTAGGACCACCTAAAGGAGAACCAGCAAGAGCATTCACTGGGTCAAAATTAATAGAAGTGAATAACATAGAAATTGACAATAGACTATAAAAGTTTCTAATAATCAACGTGAAGGTCACAGAAGTTGACATCACCATTGGTCTTCTTAGTCGTGGCACATTGCAATGCCTTCTTGATCCTCTTCTTACTGGACCTCACCGAAGAAGAAACATATTTAAAACTCCGATCACCCAATGAAGAACCCAGTGAACAGAAGTGAATAACACAGAAATTAACAATAGACCATAAAAGTTTCTAATAACCAAGGTGAATGTTACAGAAGTTGACATTACCTTTGGTCTTCTTAGCCATGGAAAATTGTAATGCCTTCCCGATTCTCTTCTTAGTCGACCTAACCGAAGGAGAAAAACATTTAGAACgccttcttgatttttcctcgAGAAATTTGTGAATTGAAACTAGTTCTTCCTCAATTGATGTCAATTTATTTGCAATGAACTCGGCCCACGACCACAATGGATGCACGTTTATTTACCCACTCCTCCAAGATCTTGATCTTGCTCTTGATCATGACTATGTTCGTGCCAAGAACCAGATGCAAGTTTCTTTTTCACGCAAAATTTACAAGTATCACCAATCTCCCTCTTTACGGCATCAATATTTGGGCTCGGTACTTCATCGTCAAAATCTACAAGATTGACAAAGTAGTGCATCCTCTTCTCCGTGTTATCGGGGTGTAGAAAAGGTCTCACCACCTCAAGTTCACAAAAACACCAACAAATCAAATCAGAATAAACAATCACCAACCTAAGTTTTAATAGACTAATAGGCAATCACCAACCTAAGTTTTAATAGACTAATAGGCAATCACTAACCTAGGTTCTAATAGACTAGTAGGCAATCACTAGCCAAGTTCTAATAGACTAATAGGTTCGTATCATTACCTCACGGCTTCCAATTGCATTGTGTAAAGGATCAACAGCTTCAGGCTTCTCCTTCATGCGCTATCTCAAAATTCTTGGAATTGGCAAAGGACGTTCTTTAGATAGAGCACAGTTTTCCTAGCAAATGACAAGTTTTGTAGGCCCATGTCcatagtaaatatataaatagaatAAGCAGCAAGATAGACTAATAAGCAATCACCaatgtataataatataatcTGCATATTAGTTCGTAATGAAATACCTACAACGAAGGCCAGGAGTAGCCATAAAGAGCATACTCtgttgatttctttttttcacaagatagtttataaatgttttgaaTGTCCACCTTCTTCAAATAATCAAGAGTAAGCGTAAAGCATCCCTTGCCCCATGGATATTTCTCAAAGAATTTTCTATTAATCGCCATGGTGATCCACATCTTGTCAATTTTTTTCACAGCATCGCGATCAACAAGATGGTATGGACAAATACAACGGTTACAGTCTTAAACTTCTCTATATTTCTCAATATACCTTCTTTTTGAACCAATTTCAGCAGCTCAGCCGTGGTCAACCCCATGATattctttttttagtttattccaaaaattctcaccttttctGGAAATCGTCTGCAGCTTTGCATCACTGGAATAATTTCCACAATTGAAACTTGTGACCAGTGCAAGCTCCCTCAACCCAAAACAACAGGGAATTCCCTCCACTACGAACCACATCTCATGCTTCTTCTCATTCTTTGTAACTCGACGAAGAATAAGAGAATGAACCATTTTCCCATTAAATCCATGCTATTAACTTGAATTGACGAGAAGTGACCGAACAAGAGGGTTTAAAAAGTTCGGTAAGTTCTTGATCGATGATAATATCTATTATTTCGAAAAAAAACTATCATCCTAGACGTTACGAAGATCTTTCCTGGGAACTTAGCCTTTCATGTGGTCAATCCATAACTTCCGAGGTCTATGGCCAACTCATCAGCATTgtcttcttattctttttcttcctcctcctcctcctcctcctcatcatcatcatcatcagcatcatcatcatcatcttcttcttcttcttcaccatcatATGCGTTTTCAACATCCTTTTCCCTTCATCTTGAACACTATTTTCCACTAATTCTTCTTTATGAATATCaccatttttttcactttcaacaGTATCTTTTTCCTGAACATCACCATGTTTTCTTCCTGAACATGACCATTATTTTCGTAAATTAGAATCCTTTTTCGTTTATTCATAAAATTACGCAACACAGAGTCATCTTCAGCTACTTCCTCCTCGACTCTCAACCTTTTCCGACTTTGCCTGTTATTTCCGGTGCGGATTCCCACGCCGATTTACCTTTCCCAGGAGATTTTTTACTTTCCGCTTTATCTTTGTTGCGATTTTTTGTCCTAGCCATGACTATAATGAGAATTCAAAGATGCAAACTGTGAaactcaaacaaaaaaaaaattacaaaatgatATCCGAAAAATCAAAAAGAGGATAAAATTAGGGTTCCATACCTACATATCTCTTCAAGGTaaagaaaatcttgaaatcGCAACTTTCAAGGGAAGTTGAAGAAGGGGAGATTCAAGAACTTCAAATCACTGCTAATGTAACTTGGATTTCGTGAAGATTTTTGTAGTTTCGATAAGCGGGAAGATCAAAGAATGGATTTGGGGGAAGATGACGGGTGAACATCGATCAATTGGAGCCTAAATTCGTAAGTTTTTTGTTAGTTTAAAAATTaacccccaaatttttaaaaatacaaaaggaCCCCCGCATGTTGCTATTCCTAGCATTAGTAATTTCTGAAGcgaaaataaatggaaaaaaagttggggtCATGCCAATAAGTTTAATACTTTTGGGGCCTTGTCACCTTAATATAAGTTCAATATTAAGAGCGTTAAAGATGAACCCAtcaaatttaaaatcatgaaatcatctCTACATTCAATCCGGAGAAAAGAAAACTAAACAAAAATAGAGTGTTCGATTGCGAATTGCTAATGATAAAGCaacttcaacaacaatgaaaGATGGTTGGCACCGTTACCTTTTCACGAAGCAAAAGTTAAGAGGACACAACACCCTATCCACATCCCACGCCCCGAAAAGGACAAATTTTAACGAATACCTTTTATACCCTTTATATGGTGAGTTTTAAACAAGTAAATTTCATCGAGGAGAACAAAATCTTGTTTAGTTGCAGCAGATAGATGGGTCCTTAACTAATCCTGACTGACAATTTACCACAAGTATGCTTTACAAATGCCAAGCAAAGCGACACTTAAATAGCGCCTCTCTTGGAAGCAGAAATCACCATcaacccaaaaagaaaaactccTGATTGATCATTTTCGTTAAGACAACCACTTATATGCAGACTCGTATATTAAGCCTCTGCAACATTGCAGCTCTACACACAGGTTGAATCAGTCATAATTGGTCCAAGTATCTCGGACCAAATAAGAGCGTTTGGCATTTAAGTCCTCTATTTGACAGTTGAAAACATCAGATAAGAGAAACAGCAACCAAGTAGGAGCACAAATAGTGGTCTTTCAAAGAATCAATTGTACAATAATTTACCTACCTACTTCAGGCTAACTATATTGCCTGTTAGAGGGGAAAATGAACAATGAAACATTTACTCAACTTATAAGAAGGTTGACACGTCGTAGCATCATCATAATGCATTTATTTCCTGAGTGCTATACTGATTATGTTGCTTCCTAGTATTAGCTATCAAGAGCACCAAGTGCTTTCATGTCCTCCAAGAATGCTGTGTACGAGTCATCAACACTTTGAGGTTTTGGTGCAGATGCACTAGTTGATTCATGCTTGACAACAGCTGGAGCTACTGCTGGCTGGTTGACAGTAATCGTGTTTGACGACTTTGGCTTGGGTTTTGGAACTGCAGATTCTCTCTTCACACGCACAGAAGCAGGAACCTGCACAGGAACAAATAATTAATCAGAAGTAGCACGCAGTCAGTAACTCCGAATCAGTTCTCTTTTACTTTCACTTTCCCCCCTTTTTGTTTTGGATATGTTTATCTAGTACAAATCATAATTGTGGATATCTATGTTCCCCCAGCTGAAAACTCTGATTGCTATTTTGGGGATAAGGAAATAAAAGTGCATCATCTACATATCGCTCAAGTAATTGAAAGAATAAATCAAGTAATCTTGGTCTAATAATTGCTTCGTCATTGCAATTTATCTTCACAGTTGGTTGGAAATCCTCATCACATTCCCTTGTTACAGTTAATCAGAgacaattttcatttttacgcAAGAACTAGATCATGACGACCAGCTAAACATAGAATGTGCATGGTGTTCTGATACTACATTCCCGAagtaaaaaaatgaagaaaattgtTAGTGTCTATAAATAGGATTTAATGTAATAATGTAGATACACAattcaataatatttttctcGCATAATTTCTCACAGTGACGATAAAGAGCCTAAATTTTCACCTCTTTTTAAATAGGAAAAGCTCAAATTTGCCCCTGAAAATGCGAAATGGTCTAGATCTTCCTCCGTTAATAGTTTGCTCAAATCTACCCTTGCCGTTACGATACGTGCTAGATTTTCCCTCATTGACTAACCCTCAACAATTAAACACTAATCTTAACCATTAACACAGTTCACGGGCAAATATGTCCACCTCACATAGTTCAGGACCAACCTTTTCTCTCATAAACCCTAAACCACCACAATACCTCCTACATGCACCCAACAAATTCATGGCCATGGGACCCTTCTTCCACCTTTCATAGCGCTGTTCAAAACGAACCATAACCGATAATCCAACTGCAAAATTGGCCTATTTGCTTATTTGTATTGAGTTATAGGATTAACGGTTAGTGAGCGGACTAaaaatttttactttatttaagaattatcatatttacatttttacGCCTAGGTATATATAGTATCTATTATAAACCCTAAAGCTAAAGCCCTATTCAATATTCTATCACTTCTTAGCTTAGCAAGTAACGAGCCACTCCTCGTCACTTCATAACCCTAAAGCGCAGCCGCTCTCCCTAAAATTGGAAGGAATACCCTTTGTCAACTGTCTGCCCTACACTTTATACTGTTAATCTGCCAGATAGCATGGGTTTCTCCTTTTTGTTCTCCTTGAGTAGATTACTGACGGTTATAAAACATGCAAAATGGGTTCACAAAAAGGAGTGGAAGTACTCTACGGGAAAAATCCaagtgtatattttgtttcaaacTAGACTGCCATTTTGAAACATAGATGTTTTACACTAAAGCAGTCTGTGACATAATTTTCGTCGGTGGAAGCTGGACTACATgttgtaattttaattttcattgtCTCTTAAAATACACTGCCCGATAATTGCTAACCCGATACTGAGCCAACCCACATCGGTTGGCTCGCGGATCAGTACATTTAAAAGCCAATAACTGATAAGCCGAACTGTTAAGCGTAATTATCCGCTTGGTAAGTAGCCCTAACCAGACGATGAAGAGACTGCAACTAGATTTCATTTAATGATGACAACAGCTTCGCTTGGCTTCCTTCTACACAAATCAGGAAAACAGTGTTTACAATTTGAACAAGTGACCTTATCCTGTTTCCTTTACTCTGCAATTCTGGACATATTTTATTAGCTTATATCATTTTATTAGCTTATATCTTATCACCTGTGTTGTTTTTAATATTTTGGCCGTTTCCAATATTTTCCTGTTTTCCCATCTTCTATCTGCTCTAATGTGTTTTTTCATAATGTTAGTGTTGAGACCAGCTTGAGCATACCTGGACTATTTCAACGTGTACCAATTACCTCCCACATGTAAGCAAAACTCTGCCTAACCAAAGCTTAGGCAGATgggaagaattttttttgtcataCTAATCTTCTCTGTATCGTTCCACTTTTATCGAACATCCCCGAAGGAACAGGCATATGAGAAGAAATTACCTAACATTTTGTCTATACTAGGATTTGAACCATGTTCTCCCATGATCTTCACCCACTTTATTGGagctaggccacacccttggggGTCTCATTGTATGATGTTTTGAATTTAGAAAATAACCTGTTAAAGAAATTAGCATTTTGATGAAGGTTTCTCACATGATAAACAGATGCTCCCTGTATCCCTTTCTCAATTCACTTTCACTTTGGCAGACAAAATATTTGACAACCTTGTATAAATTCATTTTAAGCATCTTACTTGTCATTcaataatttaaaatcatttcACAATTCAATTTTAAGACATCCCTTATCAGGACAGATGGGACAGTGAGAGTAAGCAATTCaacttctttcttttataatgAGTTCCTTATCAAATCAATCAACTTTCTCATAATAATATCATGTCTACTCCAACTACTACaaataaaatatccaaatcCAATTACTTTTTAGCTCCAAGACAGATGGGACAGTGAGAGTAATTAAAGCACCTGCTGCAAATATTGTGCACGTAACAAGTTTGGACTTTCCCAAGTATATTTCGGGTATAAAAATTTTAATCATGCATTAGACCAAACGATGGATTAGATTATACAAAATTATCCACTTAATCCTGTACACCAAATTATGGGATAGGGTTTGAGTTCAGCTCATAACTCCCTCTTAAAGTCCAATACAGGGACAGCAATCTGACCTATCCCACTCCAGTCTACGAAATGACCCTAAAACTACATTTAAAAGTTGACCCACTGAAAGGGCAAGACCACAAAAATTAAGTATAGCCAAGAATTTGAAATGTTATAAGAAAGTAAACTAACCATCGATGTAAGTTCTGGTGTATGCTGAGCTAGAGGCCTCTTAACAACAGTTGAGGCAGCTGATTTAACATATGATGGCTTCTGCGGAAAAGGTGGTCTGGCACCATCTTGTAAAAAAGGCGGGGGACCAGGCGGAAGGGGTGGCCTCATCATTGGTGGAGGACCAGCAGGATGTGCGAAAGGTGGTCTTGGCATAAGCGAAAGCATGACTCCAGGTGGAACAGGCTGGCCAGCAACTCCAGGTGGTGGACGCATGTCAGTCggtggtgggggtggagggAACCGAGGAAGTCCAGGAGGTAATACATCAGGATGCAGAGTTGGGACCATGGCAGCTCCAGGAACAGCAGGCTGTTGCCTTGGAGGTGGTGGAGGTGGCGGTAGCAATTTAACATGATCGTTCAACTCTGTGGAAGCTTTAGCATCAGATTCAACAGATGTGCCACCAGAATTCAGTGGCAAGCCCGGTGCAGGAGGAGGCTGAGCAAGCACAATGGACGAAttaaaaaaagcaaaaagatGATCAATAGAAAATAAACATTATATACATCTCCAATTTCCAAAAAGGAACTCCCAGCAATATATATTATGAGGAAGTTACTGAGAAAACTACCTGCATTAGTTCTACTGAAGCTGGATTGTCCGGGTTATTTTTATTCCTTCCACTTGCACCAGTGCCGGGAGGAAGAGGTTGAGAAGATGGCTGAAGGTGAGGGGGAGGAGGTGGAGGAAGTGGAAGATGAGCAGCAACCTGTTCCTTTGGTGGGGGACCAGGAGGTGGTGGGGGAAAAGGAGGCAGTGGCAATGAAGCACTCATTTCTGTCACAGCAGGCTTTGGGGGCATAGGAGGCG
It contains:
- the LOC132043002 gene encoding protein EARLY FLOWERING 5-like, which gives rise to MFSHLGPPRRRTSAEEEEMVKHPKPEDSVYYHPTLNPTGAPPPGKPPMFKSSVGPRIPLSAASSSGTASSSMSDAEDGSLSTLPPPPPPPPLPQTGAADSVDGSAMPASLPLPPPPPMPPKPAVTEMSASLPLPPFPPPPPGPPPKEQVAAHLPLPPPPPPHLQPSSQPLPPGTGASGRNKNNPDNPASVELMQPPPAPGLPLNSGGTSVESDAKASTELNDHVKLLPPPPPPPRQQPAVPGAAMVPTLHPDVLPPGLPRFPPPPPPTDMRPPPGVAGQPVPPGVMLSLMPRPPFAHPAGPPPMMRPPLPPGPPPFLQDGARPPFPQKPSYVKSAASTVVKRPLAQHTPELTSMVPASVRVKRESAVPKPKPKSSNTITVNQPAVAPAVVKHESTSASAPKPQSVDDSYTAFLEDMKALGALDS